The Quadrisphaera setariae nucleotide sequence CCGCCTCGGCGGCCAGCGCCACCGGCGCCGCCGTGTTGACCTGCACGAGGTCGGCCGCAGCGGTCGGGTCCTGCCAGGAGCGCTTGCCGTCAGGCAGCACCCCCACCGCCAGGACGACGACGTCGACGGGACCGACCGGCACGCCGCCGGCCACTCCGCGGGACCCGAACGCCTCCGCGAGCGCGGGTGACCACGTGGACGGTGCGCGGGCGTCCAGCGGCACGGCCCGCGCCGCGTGCCCCTCGGCGACCAGGGCCGTCACCGCCTCGGACAGCCGCGGGCCGGGACGTCCGGCGAGCACCACGTCCAGCGCGCGGTCGCGCCCGAGGCGGCGCACCAGGGCGAGGCCGATGTCGGAGGTGCCGCCGAGCAGCACCACGCGCTTCGGCTCGTGCGGCGGGCGGACCGGCAGCGCGGGCGGGGCGGCGGGGCCGGCCGCCGGGTCGCCGTCGCGTCCGGCCAGTCGGCTGGCGATCTGGTCCGAGAGGCGGTCTGCGAGGTCACCGAGCGGCAGCTGGGGGAGGCGCACCCCGACCATGCTGGCCGAGGGGCCGCTCATCGGCCAGAGCGGGCCAGACCGGCTCTGGAGCCGGTGTGAAGATGGACGACGTGCACATCTCGGCCATCGCCGGGGGCGTGGGCGGTGCGCGCTTCCTGCGCGGGCTGCTCGCCCACCTCGCGGCCTCGCCCGACCCCGACCGCCGCAGCGCCCGCGTGACCGCCGTCGTCAACACCGGCGACGACACCACGATGCACGGCCTGCGCATCACGCCCGACCTCGACACGGTCATGTACACCCTCGGCGGCGCCGTCCACGAGGAGCAGGGCTGGGGCCGGCGCGACGAGAGCCGCGTCGTCTCGTCAGAGCTCGCCGCCTACGGCACGGGCCCGGACTGGTTCACGCTCGGAGACCGCGACCTCGGCACGCACGTCTTCCGCACCCAGCTGCTGCGCGAGGGACTGCCCCTGTCGGCGGTGGTGGAGCGCCTGTGCCAGCGGTGGCTGCCCGGCGGGGTGCCCGCCGGTGGGCTGCCCGGTGGGCCGACCGTGCGGCTGCTCCCCATGAGCGACGACGACGTCGAGACGCACGTCCACCTGACCGACGGCCGGACCGTGCACTTCCAGGAGTGGTGGGTGCGGCTGCGGGCCTCGGTGCCCGCCACGGGCTTCTCGCAGGTGGGCGTCGACGCCGCGTCGCCCGCGCCGGGCGTGCTGGAGGCGCTGCGCGACGCCGACGCGGTGCTCCTGCCGCCGTCCAACCCCGTGGTGAGCATCGGCACGGTGCTCGGGGTGCCCGGCGTGAGGGAGGCGCTGCGCGACGGGGGAGCACCCGTCGTCGGCGTCTCGCCGATCCTCGGCGGGAAGGCGGTGCGGGGCATGGCCGACGCGTGCCTGAGCGCGATCGGCGCGGAGACGTCCGCCCTGGGCGTGGCCGGCCTGCACGCCGACCTGCTCGACACCTGGCTCGTGGACGACGACGCCGACGGCGCTCTGCACGGCACCAGCGTCCCGGGAGCCGCGCCCGGCAGGGGGCGGGTGCTCGCCCGGCCGCTGCTCATGAGCTCGCCGCAGGCCGCCGCCGACCTCGCCGGAGCCGCCCTCGACGCCGCCCTGGCCACCGGTCGCCGCCCGAGGCGGAGCGCCGCATGACCCCCCCGACCATGATCACGGTGGTGGGGCGGGTGGTGGCCGAAGGCGTGGGGCTGCTCGCCGCGGCGCTCGCCCGCGCTGACGGCGCCAGCTGCCGCACGGTCGAGGTGCCGGGCGTGCCCGGCGCCCGCGACGGCGAGCTGGTGAGGGTGCGGGTGTGCTCCGGCGCCCGCGGCCGCACCTACGCCCGCGGCGGCACCACGTACGGCACCACCTACGTCACGGGCCCCCACCCCCGCACGTGCGCCGACGACCGGCTGCGCCACGAGGCCGTCCACGTGCTGCAGTGGCAGCGCTGGGGACTGCTCCTGCCGCTGCTGTACGGCCTGGCCGAGCTGCGCGCCGGCGGCGACCCCGCCCGCAACCGCTTCGAGGCCGCAGCCGGTCTGCGCGACGGAGGCTACGCATGAGCACGCCCCACCCCGGCCCGCCGTCCAGCGCGAGCACCCCGCCGCTGCCGCCCGGCGAGGTGGTGGCGCTGTCCGTTCCCGGGCTGCCCGAGGTCGGCCCGAGCGACGACCTCGCCGGCCTGCTCGCCCGCGCCTGCGCCGCAGCGGGGATCGCGCTGGGGGCCGAGGACGTCGTCGTCGTCGCCAGCAAGGTGGTCGCCAAGGCGGAGGGGCGGAGCATCCCGGCGGCGATGCGAGAGCGCGCCCTCGACCGGGAGTCCGTGCGGCTCGTGGCGGAGCGGGGCCTGCCGGACGGGCGCACCACGCGGGTGGTGCAGTCGCGGTCCGGGCCGGTGATGGCGGCCGCGGGCATCGACGCCTCCGACGTCGCCGAGGGCACGGTGCTGCTGCTCCCCGCCGACCCCGACGCCTCCGCGCGCGCCCTGAGGACCCGCCTGCGGGCGCTGCTCGAGCCCGCCCTCGGCGGGAGAGCCCCGGCCGTGGTGGTCAGCGACACCAGCGGGCGGCCGTGGCGCGACGGCGTCACCGACTTCGCCCTCGGCGCCGCGGGCCTGGAGGTCCTCGACGACGCCCGGGGGCGCCTCGACAGGTCCGGCCGCGTCATGGAGGTCACCGTGCGCGGCGTGGCCGACGAGGTCGCCGCGCTCGCGGACCTCGTCAAGGGCAAGGCCGCCGGCACGCCCGTGGCCGTGGTGCGCGGGCTGGGGGCGCACGTCGCCGACGACGACGGCGACGGCGCCGCCCGGCTCGTCCGCACAGGACCTGCCGACTGGTTCGCCTTCGGGCACGTCGAGGCGGTGCGCGCTGCGCTCGGGCTCGCCGAGCGCGAGGTGGCGCCCCCGCCCATCGCCCCCGGCGGTCCGGTGCGCGAGCGGGTGGCGCGGGCCGTGGACGTGGCGGCCGCCGGGCGCGGCCTCGGTGAGGCCGCCGTCTCGGCGGACGGCGACGTGCTCGCGGTCAGCGGGCCCGCCTACGACGTCGGCGCAGCGGTGGAGCGCCTGCGCGCGGCCCTGTGGGCCGAGCGCCTGGAGGCGGACGTGGCTCCTGGTGCGGTGCGGTCGGTCGACGGCGTGGAGGTCGTCGACGTCGCGGTGGCCGTCCAGCTGCGGGCGCGCGAGCGCTCCTGAGCGACCAGGCGGTGGTCGCGCTGGGTGACGGGGTGTCGGTGGTCGGTGCCACCCTCTGCTGGACGTGGCGCCGTGGCGGGTGTGACAGGTGGTACGCCTGTGACCAATGGGGCATCGGTGCTGGTCAGGAGCGCGCGATCGTCCCCCCGTGGCGCCACTGGTCCGATCCGTCCGGTCCGTCCCGGGCGCCGATCGGGCCCGGATCGGGCCCGGAGTGTCCAGCGGTGTCCGTTCTGCCCCGCGGCGCGCAGGGCGCGACACGCCAGGGCTGACAAACACGTGACGCGGCTTCCTGCGTTTCGCCTGCACGCGGAGTAGTCGCACGTATGTAATTCAGTCACCGCCTCACCCGGTGGGAGCTCCTCCGCGGGGCTCGCTGAGACTGATCCAAGGAGTCGAGATGAGCGAGAGCACCACCGTCTCCCTCGGCCTTCCGCGACCGCGGACGGCCCTCCCCACCGAGACGGGCTCACTGCCCGTCGTCGCTGCTGCGAGTGCCGGCGTCATCGCGCCGCGCAGCTCGTTCGAGGCGCTCACCGGCCCCTCGCTGGAGGAGCTCGACACCGAGCTCGAGGCCGTGCTGGACGACCTGTCCGACGTCGACGACGACGCCGAGGACGAGGAGCTCACCGACGGCGACCCGGCCCTGGAGCTGCTGCTCGGCGAGGGCGACGCCGACGACGCCGTCGACTGGCAGGAGCGCGCCCTGTGCGCGCAGACCGACCCCGAGAGCTTCTTCCCCGAGAAGGGCGGCTCGACCCGTGAGGCCAAGCGCGTCTGCATGAGCTGCGAGGTGCGCGTCCCGTGCCTCGAGTACGCGCTGGCCAACGACGAGCGCTTCGGCATCTGGGGCGGGCTCTCCGAGCGCGAGCGGCGCCGCGTCAAGCGCCGCGCGGTCTGAGCCCCAGCCCCTCCTCGGCGCCCCTGTCGCCGCAGCCCCGGCACGCCCGCCGGGGTGCGGCGGAGCGCGGCGCCACCGCCACCGCCAGCGGTGAGCGGCTCGTCAGCCGCGAGCGCGGCGCCGGGGAGCTCCCGGCGCACACCGGGCGCCTGCGGCAGGTGCCGCGCGAGCGCGGTGACGGCGCGCTGGTGGCCCACGTCGACGTCGTGGTGCTCGCCTGCGACGGCGAGCGCTGGCTGCCGGACGCGCTGTCGGCGCTCGACGCGCAGACCCGCACCCCCGACCGCGTCGTCCTCCTGGACGCCGCGTCCACCGACGGCAGCGCCGCGCTGCTGGGGGCGCACGCGCGCCGGTCGCGCGCCCTCGGCGGACCACCGGTCGTGGGTGTGCTGCCGCTGCGCCGCCGCGCCGGCCTGATGGACGCCGCGCGCGCCGCGCTCGCCGCCACCGACGCCGACGCCCTCGTCGCCGGCCCGGCGACCAGCGCCTCCGGTCCGTCGTCCGGCGCCCCGGCGCCGCGCCAGCACACGAGCGCGCCCGCACCGCTGCGCTGGGTGTGGCTGCTCCACGACGACTGCGCCCCCGCCCCCGACGCGCTCGAGCAGCTGCTCGCCGCGGTGGAGGTGGCGCCCTCGGTCGGCGTCGCCGGCTGCAAGGTCGTCGACTGGCACGACGAGGGCCTGCTCCACCAGGTGGGCTTCAGCACGTCCGCCATGGGCCGGCGCCTGACCGGTGTGGAGCACGGCGACCGCGACCAGGGCCAGCGCGACCACCGCGACGACGTCCTCGCCGTGTCCAGCGCCGGCGTGCTGGTGCGCCGCGACCTGCTCGAGCGCCTCGGGGGAGACCCCGGCCTGCCCGTGCTCGGCGAGGACCTCGACCTGTGCCGCCGCGCGCGGCTCGCGGGTTCGCGCGTGGTCGTCGTCCCCAGCGCCGTGGTGCGCCACGTCGACGCGACGCGCTCGGGAGCCCGCTCCACCCGCGCCGCGCAGTCCGTCCGCTGGACCGAGCGCCGCCACGAGGCCCACGCCCGCCTCGTGGCCGCCGCGCCCCTCGCGCTGCCGCTGGTGGCGCTGGCCGTGCTGCTGGGCGGGCTCGCGCGCCTGCTCGTGCGGGTGGCGGCCAAGCAGCCCAGCAGCGCCGGCGGCGAGCTCACGGCCGTGCTCGCGGCGCTGGGACGTCCCGACCGGGTGCTCGCCGCCCGCCGCGCGGCCGCCCTCACCGCGGTGCGCCCCCGCAGCTCGCTCAAGCCCCTCCTCGTGCCGCGCCGGGAGGTGGTGCGCTGGCACCGCGACCGCTGGGCCCGCACGGGCATCGCCCCGGCCACCGGCGTGCTGCCCGTGGTCGCCGCGCGGGCGCTGGCCGCCGCCACCACACCGCCGTCCGGCGTGCCGGTGGTCCGGCTGCCGTCGGTTCCCGTCCCGCGGGAGGCGTCCGACGCCCCCCTGCTCGCCGGGGACGACGCCGAGCCGGCGCGCCGCGGCCTCGGCGTGCTCGTCCCGCTGCTGGTGGCGCTGCTCGTGGCAGGTGCGGTGGTCCTGCACCCCCTGCTGGGGGCCCTCGCACCCGGCGCGCAGGTCACCGGCGGCGCCCTGGCCGCCGCGCCCGGCCTGGGCGACCTGTGGGCCGCCGCCCGCTCCGACTGGCAGCCCCTCGGCCTCGGCACCCCGGCCCCCGCCGACCCGTGGCTGTCCGCGCTGGCGGTGCTGAGCCTGCCGGTGGGCGGGTCGCCGCACCTGGCGGTGGTGGCCCTGCTGCTCCTGGCCCTGCCGCTGGCCGCCCTCAGCGGGTGGGTCGCCGCGGGCACCGCCACGCGCTCCGGCCTGCTGCGCGCCGCCGCGGCGCTGACCTGGGCGTGCGCCGCGCCGCTGCTGGCGGCCTCCACCACCGGCCGCCTCGGCGCGCTCGTCGCCCACCTCGCACTGCCCTGGGTGGCGGTGGGCCTGGCCCGCACCGCCACGGCCGCGGCGCGCCGTCCCGCCGTGGCCGCCGGCGCCCTCGCCGGGATGGCGGGCGCCCTCGCCGTGGCAGGGGCGCCGCTGCTCCTGCTCCCGCTGCTCCTGGTAGTCTCGGTGGTGGCCGTCACCGCCCGCCGCTGGCCGGGCGCGGTGCTGTGGGCGGTCCTCGCGCCGCTGGCCGTGACCGGTCCGCTGCTCGCTCCCGCGCTCGCCGACCCCCGCGCTCTGCTCCTCGGCCCCGGGCTGCCGCTGGCGGTGACCGCCGTGCCGTCGTGGCAGCTGCTCCTGGCCGATCCCGGTGCCGTCCTCGGCGTCCGCGCCGGGGCCGCGCTGCCGGCCACTGCGCTGCCCGTGCTCCCCGGCGCCGTGGCGCTGGTGCTGGCCCTGGTCGGGGCGGCTGCCCGGGGACCCCGGGCGCGCGTCGCCCGCGCCGGGTGGTGGACCGCCGGAGCGGGTCTGCTCGCCGGGGTGGCCGCCGCGGCGGCCGGCGGGTGGTCCGGCCCCGCCGCGAGCCTGGTGCTGCTCGGCCTGGGCGCCGCCGCCCTCGCGCGCGCGCCGCGCGTGCTGCGGGCCACGGCCCCCGACCTGCCCCTCGACCCCCTCGACCCCCTCGACCCCCTCGACGAGGACGGGGACGACCCCTCCGACCACGACGGGCGCCCCCACCGGACCAGCCGCGGCGCTGGCCGCGGGGTGCGCTGGGCGACCCTGGCCGGCGTCACCGCCCTCCTGGGCCCGGCGCTGCTGCTGGCCGGGTGGGCGCTGCAGCAGACCGGTGCGGACGGGCGCGCGGCCGCACCGCAGCCGGGCGTGGCCGTCAGCCGCGCCACCGACCAGGTGCCGGCCGTCGCCCTGGACGCCGCCCGCTCGCCCGACGCCGTGAGCACCCTGCACCTGCGCTTCGGCGGCGAGGGCGCCGACAGCACCGTCACCGCGCTGCTGCGCCGCGGCCCGCTGACGCTGGCCAGCACCTCGGTGGTCGCCCAGCTCGCGGCCGAGGGCAGCCCCGTGGCCGGT carries:
- a CDS encoding SDR family NAD(P)-dependent oxidoreductase, producing MSGPSASMVGVRLPQLPLGDLADRLSDQIASRLAGRDGDPAAGPAAPPALPVRPPHEPKRVVLLGGTSDIGLALVRRLGRDRALDVVLAGRPGPRLSEAVTALVAEGHAARAVPLDARAPSTWSPALAEAFGSRGVAGGVPVGPVDVVVLAVGVLPDGKRSWQDPTAAADLVQVNTAAPVALAAEAAQRLKTQRGGTLVVLSSAAAVRARSTDFAYGASKAGLDAFASGLREAVRGDGVRVVVVRPGFVRTRMTAGRSAWLATTKEAVADLTAQGLEDERDVVWAPPGAQAVTEVLRWAPPRLLRRLRL
- the cofD gene encoding 2-phospho-L-lactate transferase — protein: MDDVHISAIAGGVGGARFLRGLLAHLAASPDPDRRSARVTAVVNTGDDTTMHGLRITPDLDTVMYTLGGAVHEEQGWGRRDESRVVSSELAAYGTGPDWFTLGDRDLGTHVFRTQLLREGLPLSAVVERLCQRWLPGGVPAGGLPGGPTVRLLPMSDDDVETHVHLTDGRTVHFQEWWVRLRASVPATGFSQVGVDAASPAPGVLEALRDADAVLLPPSNPVVSIGTVLGVPGVREALRDGGAPVVGVSPILGGKAVRGMADACLSAIGAETSALGVAGLHADLLDTWLVDDDADGALHGTSVPGAAPGRGRVLARPLLMSSPQAAADLAGAALDAALATGRRPRRSAA
- a CDS encoding Fe-S oxidoreductase, producing MTPPTMITVVGRVVAEGVGLLAAALARADGASCRTVEVPGVPGARDGELVRVRVCSGARGRTYARGGTTYGTTYVTGPHPRTCADDRLRHEAVHVLQWQRWGLLLPLLYGLAELRAGGDPARNRFEAAAGLRDGGYA
- the cofE gene encoding coenzyme F420-0:L-glutamate ligase; this translates as MSTPHPGPPSSASTPPLPPGEVVALSVPGLPEVGPSDDLAGLLARACAAAGIALGAEDVVVVASKVVAKAEGRSIPAAMRERALDRESVRLVAERGLPDGRTTRVVQSRSGPVMAAAGIDASDVAEGTVLLLPADPDASARALRTRLRALLEPALGGRAPAVVVSDTSGRPWRDGVTDFALGAAGLEVLDDARGRLDRSGRVMEVTVRGVADEVAALADLVKGKAAGTPVAVVRGLGAHVADDDGDGAARLVRTGPADWFAFGHVEAVRAALGLAEREVAPPPIAPGGPVRERVARAVDVAAAGRGLGEAAVSADGDVLAVSGPAYDVGAAVERLRAALWAERLEADVAPGAVRSVDGVEVVDVAVAVQLRARERS
- a CDS encoding WhiB family transcriptional regulator produces the protein MELLLGEGDADDAVDWQERALCAQTDPESFFPEKGGSTREAKRVCMSCEVRVPCLEYALANDERFGIWGGLSERERRRVKRRAV
- a CDS encoding glycosyltransferase encodes the protein MPRERGDGALVAHVDVVVLACDGERWLPDALSALDAQTRTPDRVVLLDAASTDGSAALLGAHARRSRALGGPPVVGVLPLRRRAGLMDAARAALAATDADALVAGPATSASGPSSGAPAPRQHTSAPAPLRWVWLLHDDCAPAPDALEQLLAAVEVAPSVGVAGCKVVDWHDEGLLHQVGFSTSAMGRRLTGVEHGDRDQGQRDHRDDVLAVSSAGVLVRRDLLERLGGDPGLPVLGEDLDLCRRARLAGSRVVVVPSAVVRHVDATRSGARSTRAAQSVRWTERRHEAHARLVAAAPLALPLVALAVLLGGLARLLVRVAAKQPSSAGGELTAVLAALGRPDRVLAARRAAALTAVRPRSSLKPLLVPRREVVRWHRDRWARTGIAPATGVLPVVAARALAAATTPPSGVPVVRLPSVPVPREASDAPLLAGDDAEPARRGLGVLVPLLVALLVAGAVVLHPLLGALAPGAQVTGGALAAAPGLGDLWAAARSDWQPLGLGTPAPADPWLSALAVLSLPVGGSPHLAVVALLLLALPLAALSGWVAAGTATRSGLLRAAAALTWACAAPLLAASTTGRLGALVAHLALPWVAVGLARTATAAARRPAVAAGALAGMAGALAVAGAPLLLLPLLLVVSVVAVTARRWPGAVLWAVLAPLAVTGPLLAPALADPRALLLGPGLPLAVTAVPSWQLLLADPGAVLGVRAGAALPATALPVLPGAVALVLALVGAAARGPRARVARAGWWTAGAGLLAGVAAAAAGGWSGPAASLVLLGLGAAALARAPRVLRATAPDLPLDPLDPLDPLDEDGDDPSDHDGRPHRTSRGAGRGVRWATLAGVTALLGPALLLAGWALQQTGADGRAAAPQPGVAVSRATDQVPAVALDAARSPDAVSTLHLRFGGEGADSTVTALLRRGPLTLASTSVVAQLAAEGSPVAGASTATSGAAADTALRSATALLVAGTTDPRTALAQLGVGYVLLEPTAAAVPERATARFDAVAGLSRAGSTGAGVLYRVLPASGAGDTAADRPSRARLVASDGTVLAALPSDGQDVDARVPAIGTASGGGAAEDRTVVVAERSDPGWTARLDGRRLPVVTVDGWALGVEVPASGGHLVITRSAPATLVWDWLQGAVLLLTAMVAVPVPVRGRRRS